The Algoriphagus sanaruensis genome window below encodes:
- a CDS encoding SulP family inorganic anion transporter, which translates to MKPIFGSSLTGDIKSSFVVFLVGLPLCLGIAMASGAPPISGLIAGVIGGIVIGILSNSQVSVSGPAAGLTVIVLDSISTLGSFEIFLAALVVAGLIQLFMGVIKAGIIGDYIPHAVIKGMLTAIGLILILKQIPHALGYDKDYMGDLSFQQLDQHTSFSEIYYALLSFNPGALLATLISLLFLLIFEHPIIKANQLFRMIPGALLAVVSGVGINVLYFHFIPEWYLSGENLVSIPILNTIGDFSGFLSFPDFWGVWNSNFWLVAFSLALIGSIETLLSIEAGDKMDPSNRITSPNRELVAQGIGNTVSGLVGGLPITAVIVRTSANINSGAQTKASTILHGLLLVVFTLTIPDLLNKIPLSSLAAILLSVGYKLAKPAMFNEEFQKGIPQFLPFLITVIVVVLTDLLIGIGIGMTVGLILAYRPHYKKAINFSKEDETYQFIFENKTTFLNKAFLRKKLEKIPAGSQVLLKVKDGVSIDFDIYETINGFIQTSNGRNLKVKTEGLKI; encoded by the coding sequence ATGAAACCCATTTTTGGCTCTTCCCTTACCGGTGATATTAAATCCAGTTTTGTCGTTTTTTTAGTCGGTTTACCGCTGTGTTTAGGGATTGCGATGGCCAGTGGAGCACCTCCTATTTCAGGTTTGATAGCTGGCGTTATTGGTGGAATTGTTATTGGAATCCTTTCAAATTCCCAAGTCTCTGTAAGTGGTCCAGCTGCGGGCTTGACTGTCATTGTCCTTGATTCAATTTCTACTTTAGGATCATTCGAAATTTTTCTTGCAGCCTTGGTTGTTGCCGGTTTGATTCAATTATTCATGGGGGTAATCAAAGCAGGAATTATCGGTGATTATATTCCCCATGCAGTAATCAAAGGGATGCTTACAGCGATCGGCCTAATTTTAATCTTAAAACAAATCCCACATGCTTTGGGGTATGATAAAGATTACATGGGGGACCTTTCTTTTCAGCAACTCGATCAACACACCTCATTTTCTGAAATCTACTATGCCCTACTTTCATTTAATCCTGGGGCTTTGTTGGCAACTTTAATCTCGCTTCTTTTTCTTTTGATTTTTGAGCATCCTATAATAAAGGCAAATCAACTTTTTAGAATGATTCCTGGAGCGCTGTTGGCAGTAGTTTCGGGAGTTGGGATCAATGTACTTTACTTTCATTTTATTCCCGAATGGTACCTTTCAGGTGAAAATTTGGTTTCAATACCAATTTTAAACACGATAGGAGATTTTTCAGGATTTTTATCTTTTCCTGATTTTTGGGGGGTCTGGAATTCCAATTTTTGGCTAGTGGCTTTTTCTTTGGCCCTAATAGGAAGTATAGAAACTTTGCTTTCGATTGAGGCAGGAGATAAAATGGATCCTTCCAATCGAATCACCTCACCTAATCGGGAATTGGTCGCTCAAGGAATTGGTAATACGGTTTCTGGTTTAGTAGGTGGATTACCGATAACTGCTGTAATTGTGAGGACTTCCGCGAATATAAATTCAGGAGCTCAAACCAAAGCATCCACAATTTTACATGGTTTGCTATTGGTCGTATTTACTTTAACTATTCCAGATCTTTTAAATAAAATTCCGCTGAGCTCTTTGGCGGCGATCCTTCTTTCTGTTGGCTATAAACTCGCAAAACCTGCCATGTTCAATGAAGAATTTCAAAAAGGGATTCCTCAATTTCTGCCTTTTTTAATCACAGTAATTGTAGTGGTATTGACTGATTTATTGATTGGGATTGGAATTGGGATGACGGTAGGATTGATTTTGGCCTACCGACCACATTACAAGAAAGCAATTAACTTTTCGAAAGAGGATGAGACTTATCAATTCATTTTTGAAAACAAGACTACCTTTTTAAACAAGGCTTTCTTACGAAAAAAACTGGAGAAGATACCTGCAGGAAGTCAAGTTCTTCTGAAGGTGAAAGATGGAGTGTCTATCGATTTTGATATTTACGAGACAATAAATGGCTTTATTCAAACTTCTAATGGTAGAAACTTGAAAGTGAAGACTGAAGGATTGAAGATTTAA
- a CDS encoding tryptophan 2,3-dioxygenase family protein, whose translation MQNPQFDPKILEKIQQLQDKFKASGQDMLSYLEGLLYADYLTYWEYINLDTLLSLQQPKTSFKDEKIFIIYHQITELYFKLILSEMEQISDQQPLQEDFFKNRLERILMYFNHLISSFAMMWKGMEREQFLKFRMSLLPSSGFQSAQFREIELMATDAFHLVTLSKRAEFDYHSPADDLFAHLYWQQGAIELATSEKTLTLKNFELKYGKKLKELIDSYRRKNLWQKYMEFVTPSKELKELMRQFDLKANVFWPLAHYKSAVRYLQRDPVDIAATGGTNWQKYLPPRFQKVIFFPELWSEQEREEWGKGWVVKEIFGNEVQEG comes from the coding sequence ATGCAAAATCCCCAATTTGACCCAAAAATTTTAGAGAAAATCCAGCAACTTCAAGATAAGTTTAAAGCTTCCGGCCAAGATATGCTTTCCTATTTGGAAGGTTTATTGTACGCAGATTATCTGACCTATTGGGAATACATTAATCTAGACACTTTACTTTCTCTTCAACAGCCAAAGACTAGTTTTAAAGACGAAAAGATTTTCATCATCTACCATCAGATCACGGAATTATACTTCAAATTAATTCTGTCTGAAATGGAACAAATTTCTGATCAACAACCACTTCAAGAAGATTTTTTCAAAAATAGGCTAGAGCGAATCCTGATGTATTTTAATCATTTGATCAGCTCTTTTGCAATGATGTGGAAAGGAATGGAGCGTGAGCAGTTTCTTAAATTTCGAATGTCCTTACTTCCTTCTTCTGGTTTTCAAAGCGCGCAGTTTCGGGAAATTGAATTGATGGCCACTGATGCTTTTCACCTTGTTACCCTCAGTAAGCGTGCTGAATTTGATTACCACAGCCCTGCAGATGATTTGTTTGCGCATTTATATTGGCAACAGGGGGCGATTGAATTAGCGACTAGTGAAAAGACGTTGACCTTGAAGAATTTTGAGTTGAAATACGGCAAAAAGCTCAAAGAATTAATTGATTCTTATCGGAGAAAAAATCTCTGGCAGAAATACATGGAGTTTGTTACTCCTTCAAAGGAGTTAAAAGAATTAATGCGTCAATTTGATTTGAAAGCAAATGTATTTTGGCCATTGGCGCATTATAAATCTGCTGTGCGCTATCTGCAGCGTGACCCCGTAGATATTGCTGCGACAGGCGGCACCAATTGGCAGAAATACCTTCCTCCTCGTTTTCAAAAAGTGATCTTTTTTCCTGAGTTATGGTCAGAACAAGAGCGAGAGGAGTGGGGCAAAGGTTGGGTTGTGAAAGAAATATTTGGAAACGAGGTCCAAGAGGGGTGA
- a CDS encoding acyl-CoA dehydrogenase family protein: MNSSPKSLKQDLFDGVDFLDIDDLLTEEHKLIRASIRDFVKKEISPYIEDWAQRAYFPSDIVKKFGEVGAFGPQIPEAYGGGGLDYIAYGLIMQEIERGDSGMRSTASVQGSLVMYPIYKFGSEEQRMKYLPKLASGEMLGCFGLTEPDHGSNPSGMVTNFKDMGDHYLLNGAKMWISNSPQADIAVVWAKNEEGRIHGLIVERGMEGFTTPETHNKWSLRASCTGELVFDNVKVPKENLLPGKSGLGAPLMCLDSARFGIAWGAIGAAMDCYESARKYALERIQFGKPIASFQLVQKKLAEMLTEITKAQLLAWKVGKMLNEGKAKTVHISMAKRNNVEMALNIAREARQIHGGMGITGEYPIMRHMMNLESVITYEGTHDIHLLILGNEITGIQAFK, encoded by the coding sequence ATGAATTCTTCACCAAAATCCCTAAAACAAGATCTTTTTGATGGGGTAGATTTCTTGGACATTGATGATCTACTGACCGAGGAGCATAAATTAATACGAGCAAGTATTCGAGATTTCGTTAAAAAAGAGATCTCTCCTTACATCGAAGATTGGGCTCAACGGGCCTATTTCCCATCCGATATTGTGAAGAAATTTGGAGAAGTAGGTGCTTTTGGCCCTCAGATTCCTGAAGCCTATGGAGGTGGTGGCTTGGATTACATCGCTTATGGGTTGATTATGCAAGAAATCGAACGAGGAGATTCTGGGATGCGCTCTACTGCGTCTGTTCAGGGTTCCTTGGTGATGTATCCAATCTATAAGTTTGGATCCGAAGAGCAAAGAATGAAATACCTTCCTAAGTTAGCTTCAGGTGAAATGCTGGGATGCTTTGGTCTGACTGAGCCTGACCATGGTTCCAATCCAAGTGGCATGGTCACCAACTTCAAGGATATGGGTGACCACTATTTGCTCAATGGAGCTAAGATGTGGATTTCTAATTCCCCACAAGCAGATATTGCAGTCGTTTGGGCTAAAAATGAAGAAGGAAGAATTCATGGATTGATTGTTGAGCGCGGAATGGAAGGATTTACCACTCCCGAAACCCATAACAAATGGTCCCTTCGTGCTTCCTGCACCGGTGAGCTTGTGTTTGACAACGTAAAGGTTCCTAAAGAAAATCTGCTTCCTGGAAAATCAGGTTTAGGAGCTCCCTTAATGTGCTTGGACTCTGCAAGATTTGGAATTGCATGGGGAGCTATTGGAGCTGCGATGGATTGTTATGAATCAGCAAGAAAATATGCGTTAGAACGCATTCAATTTGGAAAACCAATTGCAAGCTTCCAGTTGGTTCAGAAAAAATTAGCCGAGATGCTTACCGAAATTACCAAAGCGCAATTGCTGGCTTGGAAAGTGGGTAAAATGCTAAATGAAGGAAAAGCCAAGACCGTTCACATTTCCATGGCCAAGCGTAACAATGTCGAAATGGCATTAAACATCGCTAGAGAAGCCAGACAAATTCACGGAGGAATGGGTATCACTGGTGAATATCCAATTATGCGTCACATGATGAATTTGGAATCGGTGATCACCTATGAGGGTACTCACGATATTCATTTGTTGATTCTCGGAAATGAAATCACAGGAATTCAAGCTTTTAAATAA
- a CDS encoding homoserine O-acetyltransferase family protein — translation MNLISEFADLTMTQDVFHSSEPLGLESGESFSKFHLAYTTYGQLNSEKSNVIWVVHALTGDSKAAEWWSGLIGEDKYYDPADHFIICANLLGSNYGSTNPLSIHPETGNPYFYNFPQVTPRDLAESLERLRKHLGLDKINTLIGGSLGGQVALEWAVTLGQKLENAVILASTPKTSPWVIGFNEAQRMAIESDCTWGQAQEDAGLKGLETARAIAMLSYRHPEDLKIKQSDKEEKLDGFRSSSYLRYQGQKLAKRFNALSYWTLTKAMDSHDLGRNRGGIEAALKSIEARVLAIGVNSDILFLPSESQQISQLVKRGTYKEIQSTAGHDAFLIEFEQLTYILKSFELEHS, via the coding sequence ATGAACCTAATCAGCGAATTTGCAGACTTAACTATGACGCAGGACGTTTTCCATTCTTCAGAGCCCTTAGGATTAGAATCAGGTGAATCATTTTCAAAGTTTCATCTGGCCTATACCACTTATGGTCAGCTCAATTCGGAAAAATCCAATGTGATTTGGGTCGTTCATGCTCTCACAGGAGATTCCAAAGCGGCAGAATGGTGGAGTGGATTAATTGGAGAAGATAAATATTATGATCCAGCAGACCACTTTATCATTTGTGCCAATCTTCTAGGAAGCAATTACGGCTCTACTAACCCTTTGAGTATTCATCCGGAAACGGGGAATCCTTATTTCTACAATTTCCCTCAGGTCACTCCGAGAGATCTAGCCGAAAGTCTGGAACGCTTAAGAAAACACCTTGGGTTAGATAAGATCAATACGCTGATAGGTGGATCTTTGGGAGGACAAGTTGCTCTTGAATGGGCTGTGACCTTGGGTCAAAAATTGGAAAATGCGGTCATTCTTGCTTCCACTCCAAAGACCTCTCCTTGGGTGATTGGATTTAATGAAGCCCAGCGAATGGCTATTGAATCCGATTGTACTTGGGGACAAGCTCAAGAAGATGCTGGCTTGAAAGGTTTGGAAACTGCGAGAGCGATAGCGATGCTTAGTTATCGTCACCCGGAAGATTTGAAAATAAAACAGTCTGATAAGGAAGAAAAACTGGATGGATTTCGTTCTTCTTCCTATTTAAGGTACCAAGGTCAAAAGCTTGCAAAGCGATTTAACGCGCTATCGTATTGGACTTTGACCAAAGCCATGGATAGCCACGATTTAGGTCGAAATCGAGGAGGAATTGAGGCTGCTCTGAAATCCATAGAAGCTAGAGTGCTAGCCATAGGCGTAAATTCAGACATTTTATTTTTGCCTAGTGAATCGCAGCAAATTAGCCAATTGGTAAAAAGAGGAACTTACAAGGAAATTCAATCCACAGCAGGTCATGATGCCTTTTTGATTGAGTTTGAGCAGCTGACCTATATTCTGAAGTCTTTTGAATTAGAGCATTCGTAA
- the argB gene encoding acetylglutamate kinase → MKISIIKIGGNVIDFPEKLDEFLALFAKFPGHKILVHGGGILASRFGESMGVMPEMVDGRRITDKDTLDIVTMVYAGLINKNMVAKLQALKVDAIGMTGADGNLIRSVKRPVKGIDYGFVGDIQEVNIELLNTLLSAGLQPVVNAITHDKKGQLLNTNADSIASALATGLAKDHHVNLYFCFNKAGVLIDEKNESSIIPLINEDIYSELRKENVIHSGMIPKLDNAFDALKKGVQHVWIGKAENLLLAAKGKTSGTTIERQRYDLY, encoded by the coding sequence ATGAAGATCTCTATTATCAAAATCGGCGGAAACGTCATCGACTTTCCGGAGAAGTTGGATGAGTTTTTAGCCCTGTTTGCCAAATTTCCCGGACATAAAATACTGGTTCATGGAGGCGGTATATTGGCTTCCAGATTTGGAGAAAGTATGGGCGTAATGCCCGAAATGGTAGATGGTCGGAGAATTACTGACAAAGACACCTTAGATATAGTTACCATGGTGTATGCCGGTCTCATCAATAAAAATATGGTGGCCAAACTGCAAGCCTTAAAAGTGGACGCCATTGGCATGACAGGTGCAGATGGAAATTTGATTCGCTCGGTAAAACGTCCCGTAAAAGGTATCGATTACGGGTTCGTTGGAGATATTCAGGAGGTGAACATCGAACTACTTAATACCTTGCTGAGCGCAGGTCTTCAGCCGGTAGTCAATGCCATTACCCATGATAAAAAGGGCCAATTATTGAATACCAATGCAGATTCTATTGCTTCTGCCTTGGCAACGGGTTTGGCAAAAGATCATCATGTCAACCTTTATTTTTGCTTTAATAAAGCAGGGGTTTTAATAGATGAAAAAAACGAAAGTTCTATCATTCCTTTAATCAACGAGGACATTTATTCCGAACTACGAAAAGAGAATGTCATCCATTCAGGAATGATTCCTAAGTTGGACAATGCCTTTGATGCGTTAAAGAAAGGAGTTCAGCACGTCTGGATCGGCAAAGCTGAAAATCTCCTTTTGGCAGCCAAAGGAAAAACCTCAGGAACTACCATTGAGCGTCAACGATACGACTTATACTGA
- a CDS encoding M20 family metallo-hydrolase, with protein MGETKELFPEAVELLKKLISTPSFSKEEVKTADLIQQFLEGKQVEIHRSGNNIWAFSSIYNPSLPTVWLNSHHDTVKPNLGYTKDPFTPIIDEGKLFGLGSNDAGGPLVSLIATFCHFIGKDLPFNLLLIASAEEEISGPNGIASLISHLPKADLAIVGEPTQMRLAVAEKGLMVIDAKVHGKAGHAAREEGVNAIYQALDDLETIRSFKFKKTSAFLGATKVSCTVIKSGQQHNVVPDLCEYVLDVRVTDAYTLEEALAELQESLKAELNPRSLRLQSSHLPENHLMYRVAKALDLDTFGSPTLSDQALIPYPSVKIGPGDSARSHTADEYIYLDEIQAGIQGYIAILNQYAAFSKKIDL; from the coding sequence ATGGGAGAAACCAAAGAACTATTTCCTGAGGCCGTTGAGCTCCTTAAAAAGCTGATTTCCACTCCTTCCTTTTCCAAGGAGGAGGTTAAAACTGCTGATCTTATCCAACAATTTTTAGAAGGAAAGCAAGTGGAAATCCATCGATCAGGAAATAACATTTGGGCTTTTTCTTCAATTTATAACCCCAGCCTTCCAACGGTGTGGTTGAATTCCCACCATGATACGGTCAAACCAAACTTAGGCTATACCAAAGATCCATTTACTCCAATCATAGACGAAGGAAAGTTATTTGGCCTCGGGTCAAATGATGCCGGAGGGCCTTTGGTTTCATTGATAGCTACATTTTGCCATTTTATTGGAAAGGATCTTCCATTTAACTTGCTATTGATTGCCTCAGCGGAAGAGGAAATTTCTGGGCCAAATGGCATTGCTTCCCTAATTTCTCACCTTCCTAAAGCTGACTTAGCAATTGTCGGTGAGCCTACTCAAATGCGCTTGGCTGTTGCTGAAAAAGGACTGATGGTTATAGATGCAAAAGTTCATGGGAAAGCCGGGCATGCCGCACGTGAGGAAGGTGTCAATGCGATTTACCAAGCTTTGGATGATCTGGAAACCATCCGCAGTTTTAAGTTTAAAAAAACGTCAGCTTTCCTTGGGGCTACCAAAGTTTCCTGTACGGTGATCAAGTCAGGCCAACAGCATAATGTGGTTCCTGATCTCTGTGAATATGTTTTGGATGTACGGGTGACTGATGCCTACACCTTGGAAGAAGCTTTGGCTGAACTCCAGGAATCTTTGAAGGCAGAATTAAATCCAAGATCACTTCGTCTGCAGTCTTCCCATTTACCTGAAAATCATCTGATGTATCGAGTGGCAAAGGCCTTGGATTTAGATACTTTTGGCAGTCCTACCCTATCCGATCAAGCCTTGATTCCATATCCTTCGGTCAAGATTGGGCCTGGGGATTCTGCACGTTCCCATACTGCAGATGAATACATCTATTTGGATGAAATTCAGGCTGGAATCCAAGGATATATTGCAATTTTAAATCAATACGCTGCTTTCAGCAAAAAAATAGACCTATGA
- the argH gene encoding argininosuccinate lyase — protein sequence MKIWQKATDSKKEVEQFTIGRDPEFDLILAPFDVLGSMAHAAMLSEIGLLTDEENQTLQKGLKEIYFEIEKGQFQIASGVEDVHSQVEFLLTERYGEVGKKLHSGRSRNDQVLVDLKLYYRAAIREIMEETQVLFDLLSQLAEKHQHDLMPGYTHTQLAMPSSFGLWFSSFAEGLTEDLGLLKAAFDLSNKNPLGSAAGYGSSFPLNRTLTTELLGFADLHHNVINAQNSRGKTERTIAFALAGIAGTLNKLATDVCLFMNQHFAFISFPDELTTGSSIMPHKKNPDVFELIRAKTNQIQAVPTSVGFLLTNMSTGYHRDMQLLKEEIFPAFETLKACLSMNTFMLKEIRVKQDILQNPFYKHLFSVEVVNDLVLQGVPFRDAYKKVGLDIEADQFTPDQSQVNHSHEGSIGNLCMDQIKVKMTAQLTQFKFEKIDQAFAKLLK from the coding sequence ATGAAAATCTGGCAAAAAGCTACCGATAGCAAAAAAGAAGTTGAACAATTTACCATCGGTCGTGACCCGGAATTTGATTTGATTTTAGCCCCATTCGATGTATTGGGTTCGATGGCCCATGCTGCAATGCTATCAGAAATCGGTTTGCTAACGGATGAGGAAAATCAAACCCTTCAAAAAGGATTAAAGGAAATCTATTTTGAAATTGAAAAAGGTCAATTTCAGATTGCCTCTGGGGTTGAGGATGTACATTCTCAGGTAGAGTTTTTATTGACTGAGCGGTATGGTGAAGTGGGAAAAAAACTCCACAGTGGGCGAAGTAGAAATGACCAAGTTTTGGTTGACCTGAAGCTTTATTATCGAGCAGCGATTCGGGAAATCATGGAAGAAACTCAAGTTTTGTTTGACTTGCTTTCTCAATTGGCAGAAAAGCATCAGCATGATTTGATGCCTGGCTATACCCATACCCAATTAGCCATGCCGTCTTCTTTTGGACTTTGGTTTAGTTCCTTTGCGGAAGGCTTGACCGAAGATTTGGGTCTCCTCAAGGCAGCCTTTGATCTAAGCAATAAAAACCCTTTAGGCTCTGCTGCTGGGTATGGATCAAGCTTTCCTTTAAATCGAACCTTAACGACCGAACTTTTGGGATTTGCAGATCTTCACCATAATGTGATCAATGCCCAAAATAGTAGAGGAAAAACAGAACGCACCATCGCTTTCGCTCTAGCTGGTATTGCTGGTACGTTGAACAAACTTGCCACGGACGTTTGTCTTTTTATGAATCAGCATTTTGCTTTTATTTCTTTTCCAGATGAATTAACCACTGGAAGTAGCATCATGCCCCACAAGAAGAATCCAGACGTGTTTGAACTGATTCGTGCCAAAACCAATCAAATTCAGGCGGTGCCCACTTCAGTAGGATTTCTATTAACAAATATGAGCACCGGTTATCATCGGGATATGCAGTTGTTAAAAGAAGAAATTTTTCCAGCTTTTGAAACCCTGAAAGCTTGCCTAAGCATGAATACGTTTATGCTTAAGGAAATCAGGGTAAAACAGGATATTCTTCAAAACCCATTTTATAAACATCTTTTCTCAGTGGAAGTGGTGAATGATCTCGTTCTTCAAGGAGTTCCATTCCGTGATGCTTACAAAAAAGTAGGCTTGGATATCGAAGCAGATCAGTTTACCCCAGACCAATCCCAAGTAAATCATTCCCACGAAGGCAGCATAGGAAATCTTTGCATGGATCAAATCAAAGTAAAAATGACTGCGCAATTAACGCAATTCAAGTTTGAAAAAATCGATCAAGCCTTTGCGAAGCTTTTAAAGTAA
- a CDS encoding O-acetylhomoserine aminocarboxypropyltransferase/cysteine synthase family protein, with the protein MATNYRFETLQLHAGQAPDPTTNSRAVPIYQTTSYTFNSAEHGANLFGLKEFGNIYTRIMNPTTDVFEKRIAALEGGVAAVATSSGQSAQLLALHNILEAGENLVCSPFLYGGTYNQFKVAFKRLGIEARFAKSDRAEDLEKLIDSKTKAIYLETIGNPEFNIPDFEAVGTVAKKHGIPLVVDNTFGAGGFLCQPLAHGANIVTASATKWIGGHGTSIGGIIVDGGNFNWGNGKFPQFSEPSEGYHGLNFWEVFGENNPLGLPNIAFAIRTRVEGLRDLGPAISPFNSFLLLQGIETLSLRVQRTVDNALEIAKWLESHPKVAKVNYPGLASSPYHDLAKKYLKHGFGGVLSFEIKGDKTSTSQFINNLELISHLANVGDAKTLIIQPSATTHQQLTEEEQKAAGVTPTLLRLSLGIEHIEDIKADLQQAFDKL; encoded by the coding sequence ATGGCTACTAATTATCGATTTGAAACACTCCAGCTCCATGCTGGACAAGCTCCTGATCCAACCACTAATTCAAGAGCAGTTCCTATTTACCAAACTACTTCCTACACTTTCAATAGTGCCGAACATGGTGCCAACCTATTTGGATTAAAGGAGTTTGGAAATATTTATACTCGGATTATGAATCCGACTACGGATGTTTTTGAAAAACGTATTGCCGCTTTAGAAGGTGGAGTTGCTGCAGTGGCAACGAGCTCTGGGCAATCCGCACAGCTTCTTGCTTTACATAATATTTTGGAAGCAGGAGAAAACTTGGTTTGCTCCCCTTTTCTCTATGGAGGAACGTACAATCAATTCAAAGTTGCTTTTAAACGATTGGGTATTGAAGCTCGATTTGCCAAAAGTGATCGAGCAGAAGACTTGGAGAAATTAATTGATTCAAAAACCAAAGCAATCTACCTTGAAACTATTGGTAATCCTGAATTCAATATTCCAGATTTCGAGGCAGTTGGTACAGTTGCCAAAAAGCATGGGATTCCATTGGTAGTCGATAATACCTTCGGAGCTGGAGGATTTTTGTGTCAGCCTCTCGCTCATGGAGCAAATATCGTAACTGCTTCTGCTACCAAATGGATTGGTGGACATGGTACTTCGATCGGAGGAATTATTGTGGATGGAGGAAACTTCAATTGGGGAAATGGAAAGTTTCCTCAATTTTCAGAACCATCAGAAGGTTACCATGGACTGAATTTTTGGGAAGTTTTTGGTGAAAACAATCCTTTAGGCTTACCCAATATCGCTTTTGCCATTCGAACCCGTGTAGAAGGACTTCGAGATTTGGGACCTGCGATTAGCCCGTTTAATTCCTTCCTTCTTCTTCAAGGAATTGAAACACTTTCGCTTCGAGTTCAGCGAACGGTCGATAATGCACTAGAAATTGCAAAGTGGTTGGAATCCCATCCTAAAGTAGCCAAAGTCAATTATCCAGGATTAGCCTCTTCTCCATACCATGATCTTGCCAAAAAATACCTCAAACATGGTTTTGGTGGAGTATTGAGTTTCGAAATCAAAGGCGATAAAACTTCCACTTCTCAGTTCATCAATAACCTTGAATTGATTTCTCACTTGGCGAATGTTGGAGATGCTAAGACTTTGATCATTCAGCCATCAGCTACCACACACCAACAACTTACAGAGGAGGAACAAAAAGCTGCTGGAGTTACCCCTACGCTATTAAGATTGTCTTTAGGTATCGAGCATATCGAAGACATCAAAGCTGACCTTCAGCAAGCATTTGATAAACTTTAA
- a CDS encoding acetylornithine carbamoyltransferase, whose product MKYFTQFESKELGQELIDLALVYKANPLLDQLKGQGKRVGCIFLNPSLRTRVSTQIAAQNLGMEAIVLNMDKEGWALEMQEGAIMNKGTVEHIKDAAGVLGSYFDILAIRAFPSLTNKEEDMTDFIFGQFIKYSGIPVVSLESATRHPLQSLADQITIQEHLSGKRKPKVVLTWGPHIKSIPHAVANSFAEWSLGMGHDLTITHPEGYELHESFTKGATIEYDQAKALQDADFVYVKNWSAFIDYGKILCTDDRWMLTENHFRNAPEGKVMHCLPVRRNLELSDEILDGSRSLVQKQAENRIYAAQAVLSKILG is encoded by the coding sequence ATGAAGTATTTTACACAGTTTGAATCAAAAGAACTTGGTCAAGAATTAATCGACCTCGCTTTAGTCTATAAAGCCAATCCCCTACTTGATCAGTTAAAAGGTCAAGGCAAACGTGTGGGATGTATTTTCCTCAATCCTTCTCTTCGCACCCGAGTTTCAACCCAAATCGCCGCCCAAAATTTGGGTATGGAGGCGATTGTCCTCAATATGGATAAAGAAGGATGGGCTTTGGAAATGCAGGAAGGAGCTATTATGAACAAAGGTACAGTGGAACATATCAAAGACGCTGCCGGTGTTTTGGGTTCCTATTTCGACATTCTGGCGATACGCGCTTTTCCTTCACTGACCAACAAAGAAGAAGATATGACTGATTTTATTTTTGGTCAGTTTATCAAATACAGTGGAATCCCAGTGGTCAGTTTGGAATCTGCTACCCGACATCCTCTTCAGAGTTTAGCTGACCAAATCACAATTCAAGAACATCTGTCAGGCAAAAGAAAACCAAAAGTTGTACTTACTTGGGGACCTCATATTAAATCAATTCCTCATGCGGTTGCGAATAGTTTTGCAGAGTGGTCTTTGGGTATGGGACATGACCTTACAATCACTCACCCGGAAGGCTACGAGCTACATGAGTCATTTACCAAAGGGGCTACTATTGAATATGATCAAGCCAAAGCCCTTCAGGATGCTGATTTTGTGTATGTTAAAAACTGGTCGGCATTCATTGACTATGGGAAAATTCTATGCACCGATGATCGTTGGATGTTGACTGAAAATCATTTCAGAAATGCTCCTGAAGGAAAAGTAATGCATTGCCTGCCTGTACGAAGAAACTTGGAGTTATCGGATGAAATTCTCGATGGTTCTCGATCTTTGGTTCAAAAGCAAGCTGAAAATAGAATCTATGCTGCTCAGGCAGTATTGAGCAAAATACTTGGATAA